A region of Solanum dulcamara chromosome 7, daSolDulc1.2, whole genome shotgun sequence DNA encodes the following proteins:
- the LOC129894542 gene encoding LRR receptor-like serine/threonine-protein kinase RGI1 → MFFLFLVNCLLFVVNILAVFSVSLPQDSIHLLGFRSSLPQLSQQLLPWNQSVSHCQWKGVSCYSDTTSHVKSINFTDFILSGILDKAFPNLCSLPHLVSLDLSGNHFTGSIPAMLANCSQLDTILLIDNSLSGSIPPEIFSSSKLLKLDLGDRPLPDLPLSCSLYELYIYQNRFSGSLPITLDGNNFEGEIPDTLWNGSLQELLLSTNKFNGSISVKIGGCHQIKYIDLSVNKLTGNIPKSVGRLKNLNNLLLYDNMLSDSLPAELGNCTSLAEINLIRNFISGEIPSELCNLQTLAIFNAFENQMQGHIPECICRMSGLEELAFYENRLTGEVPRGLGENSFRALVKIDLSYNNFSGQIPTELFNGNSLAVLVLENNRFNGSFPTYIAKFKSLYRVNLVNNHLQRSIPEGIEEHCVREYSRKYAYRKDSSSLWLLDQSFND, encoded by the exons ATGTTCTTCTTGTTTCTGGTTAATTGCCTTCTATTCGTTGTCAACATCTTAGCAGTATTTTCAGTCTCATTGCCTCAAGATTCTATTCATCTACTTGGGTTTCGGAGCAGTCTTCCACAGCTCTCTCAACAATTGCTCCCTTGGAATCAGTCTGTCTCACACTGCCAATGGAAGGGTGTTTCCTGCTATTCTGACACAACTTCTCATGTCAAATCAATAAACTTCACGGACTTCATTCTATCTGGAATCTTGGACAAGGCCTTTCCCAATCTTTGCTCTCTTCCTCACTTGGTCTCCCTTGATCTCAGTGGCAACCATTTCACCGGTAGCATCCCTGCTATGCTCGCAAACTGCAGTCAACTTGACACCATTCTCCTCATTGACAACAGCCTTTCAGGATCTATCCCACCAGAGATTTTCAGCTCAAGCAAGCTTCTGAAACTCGATTTGGGTGACA GACCTCTCCCCGACCTACCATTGTCGTGCTCACTTTATGAGCTTTATATTTATCAGAATCGCTTCTCAGGTTCTTTGCCAATTACCCTAG ATGGTAACAACTTTGAAGGGGAAATTCCTGATACCTTATGGAATGGGAGCTTACAAGAGTTGCTTCTTTCCACgaataaatttaatggaagtaTATCTGTAAAGATTGGTGGTTGTCATCAGATAAAATACATTGATTTGTCAGTTAACAAATTAACTGGTAACATTCCCAAGTCTGTAGGACGTCTGAAGAATTTGAACAATCTTCTTTTGTATGATAACATGCTTAGTGATTCATTACCGGCAGAACTTGGAAACTGCACTTCTCTTGCTGAGATCAATCTCATCCGTAACTTCATCAGTGGGGAAATTCCTTCAGAACTTTGCAACCTTCAAACCCTAGCAATATTCAATGCGTTCGAAAATCAAATGCAGGGCCATATTCCAGAATGCATATGCAGAATGAGTGGGCTGGAGGAGCTAGCTTTTTATGAGAACCGATTGACCG GGGAGGTGCCTCGTGGTCTTGGGGAAAATAGTTTCCGTGCTTTGGTCAAGATTGATTTAAGTTATAATAACTTCAGTGGACAGATTCCTACTGAACTATTTAATGGCAACAGTCTTGCAGTGCTAGTTCTTGAAAACAACCGTTTCAATGGTAGTTTCCCAACATATATAGCAAAATTCAAATCTCTATATAGGGTGAACCTTGTTAACAACCATCTGCAGAGGAGTATTCCTGAAGGCATTGAAGAACATTGCGTACGTGAATATTCGAGGAAATATGCTTACAGGAAAGATTCCAGCAGCCTTTGGTTGTTGGACCAATCTTTCAATGATTGA